From Corynebacterium sp. BD556, the proteins below share one genomic window:
- a CDS encoding peptidoglycan D,D-transpeptidase FtsI family protein: MRNPESRRAPTQQSARKETQKTLTYRRSRIATLVFLAIGALIIGRLAWVQVVWGPSLQDQAEAQRVRVYIEPARRGAILDRTGNQFAYTMHARSLTVSPTVLRRELREQQESEMRRSGLSREAIDAQLDARVEDILRTMANEIPGMIYQVNEGAAKPDDARVPTTGDSDVEDDKVWGAVSAKDILDKLHADMPYAVLVRNVDPDVAVKVTQRFPGVVAEHQDIRQYPNGAIGENIVGKVSMDGQGQFGLEAYSDSVLTGINGRSKEDVSVGGHSIPGTLRDVVPAVDGADVTLTIDLELQTFVQQTIQRAKENSQAKNGEAVVLDVHTGEILAMANTDTIDPNGDIEKQLAEGRDFENPAVSAPFEPGSVAKVITAAAAIEEGTTDPHEVHQVPGSIDMAGVTVRDAWEHGVLPYTTTGIFAKSSNVGTLQLAQRIGEDRFAEYLKRFGIGQPTHVELPNESAGLLPVREQWSGGTFANLPIGQGMSWTALQMASVFQALANGGERIEPRIISDITESDGTVVEREAPQRTRVVSEHTAHTVVDMLRATFQEDPAGNNSGTAQANALEGYQLAGKTGTAQKVNPETGAYSQSQFWITFAGIAPADDPRFVVAVMLDEPQRGPLEGGMGGQSSAPVFREIAGWLINRENLPPSPPGNEWILQH; this comes from the coding sequence GTGAGAAACCCGGAATCCCGCCGTGCGCCGACTCAGCAGTCGGCGCGCAAGGAAACACAAAAGACGCTGACCTACCGCCGCTCCCGCATCGCCACGTTGGTCTTCCTCGCCATCGGTGCCCTAATCATCGGTCGGCTTGCCTGGGTGCAGGTCGTGTGGGGGCCGAGCCTGCAAGATCAGGCCGAGGCGCAGCGCGTCCGTGTCTACATCGAACCTGCCCGCCGCGGCGCGATCCTCGATCGCACCGGCAATCAGTTCGCCTACACCATGCACGCCCGATCCCTGACCGTCTCCCCAACAGTTTTGCGCAGGGAGCTGCGAGAGCAGCAGGAAAGCGAGATGAGGAGAAGTGGGCTGTCTCGCGAGGCGATCGACGCCCAGTTGGATGCGCGCGTGGAAGATATTTTGCGAACCATGGCCAACGAGATCCCCGGGATGATCTACCAGGTCAATGAGGGGGCGGCGAAACCGGACGACGCCCGGGTCCCGACAACTGGCGACAGTGATGTGGAAGACGACAAGGTTTGGGGAGCAGTCAGCGCCAAAGACATCCTGGACAAACTTCATGCAGACATGCCCTACGCGGTGCTGGTGCGCAATGTCGACCCCGATGTGGCGGTGAAAGTAACGCAGCGTTTCCCCGGCGTGGTTGCTGAGCACCAAGACATCCGCCAGTACCCCAACGGTGCGATCGGGGAGAACATTGTGGGCAAGGTTTCTATGGACGGCCAGGGCCAGTTCGGTCTGGAGGCCTACAGCGATTCGGTGCTCACAGGCATCAACGGCCGTTCGAAAGAAGACGTTTCCGTGGGGGGCCATTCCATTCCCGGAACTTTGCGTGACGTGGTTCCCGCCGTTGATGGCGCGGACGTGACCCTCACCATCGATCTGGAGCTGCAGACCTTTGTGCAGCAAACCATTCAGCGGGCGAAGGAAAATTCGCAGGCTAAAAACGGTGAAGCGGTCGTCTTGGACGTTCACACCGGTGAGATCCTCGCTATGGCGAACACTGACACGATTGACCCGAATGGAGATATCGAAAAGCAGTTGGCTGAGGGCCGCGACTTTGAAAACCCGGCGGTTTCTGCACCCTTCGAGCCGGGGTCGGTAGCGAAGGTGATCACCGCCGCTGCCGCCATTGAGGAGGGCACCACCGACCCGCACGAGGTGCACCAGGTTCCCGGGTCGATCGACATGGCCGGGGTGACCGTGCGCGACGCGTGGGAGCACGGTGTGTTGCCGTACACCACTACCGGGATTTTTGCGAAGTCTTCCAACGTGGGCACGCTGCAGTTAGCGCAGCGCATTGGGGAGGACCGTTTCGCGGAGTATCTGAAGCGTTTCGGAATCGGCCAGCCGACGCACGTTGAGCTGCCCAATGAGTCGGCAGGCTTGTTGCCCGTTCGGGAGCAGTGGTCGGGCGGAACCTTCGCCAACTTGCCTATTGGGCAGGGTATGAGCTGGACGGCCCTGCAGATGGCCAGTGTATTTCAAGCTCTGGCTAACGGTGGTGAGCGCATTGAGCCGCGCATTATCTCTGACATCACCGAGTCTGATGGCACGGTCGTCGAAAGAGAGGCGCCGCAGCGCACCCGGGTGGTCAGTGAGCACACTGCACACACTGTGGTGGATATGCTGCGTGCCACTTTCCAAGAGGACCCGGCTGGCAACAACAGTGGTACTGCTCAGGCAAACGCATTGGAGGGCTACCAACTCGCCGGCAAAACGGGCACGGCGCAGAAAGTCAATCCGGAAACCGGAGCGTATTCCCAAAGCCAGTTCTGGATTACTTTCGCCGGGATTGCTCCCGCCGACGATCCACGTTTCGTTGTCGCGGTGATGCTCGACGAGCCGCAGCGCGGACCCCTCGAAGGTGGCATGGGCGGGCAGTCCAGCGCGCCGGTTTTTCGTGAGATCGCCGGTTGGCTGATCAACAGGGAAAACCTGCCTCCCAGCCCGCCGGGCAACGAGTGGATTTTGCAGCATTAA
- the rsmH gene encoding 16S rRNA (cytosine(1402)-N(4))-methyltransferase RsmH yields the protein MDFDVAANRGHVPVLRDRMAELLAPAVEAFGANAVIVDGTLGAGGHTEHFLTVFPSACVIGVDRDPEALKEASERLARFGERFVAVQARFDEIGNLIAAGEGEVFEKVRKQGLAGALFDLGVSSMQLDREERGFAYRVDAPLDMRMDPTQGITAAEVLNTYSHGDLARVLKTYGDERFAGKIAAAVVKEREKQRFTTSARLVELLYDTIPAATRRTGGHPAKRTFQALRVEVNRELEAVENVIPVITDLLGEGGRVVFMSYQSLEDKIVKRALGELTTPTTPPGLPLDLPGTAASYRAITRGAEKASQAEIDLNPRAAPVRVRGVEKLAHAKNGGAT from the coding sequence ATGGACTTCGACGTAGCTGCCAACCGGGGCCACGTCCCAGTCCTGCGTGACCGCATGGCGGAGTTGCTGGCCCCAGCGGTGGAAGCCTTCGGCGCCAACGCGGTCATCGTTGACGGCACTCTCGGCGCCGGCGGCCACACCGAACACTTCCTCACTGTTTTTCCTTCCGCGTGTGTCATCGGTGTCGACCGCGACCCCGAGGCGTTGAAGGAGGCGAGCGAGCGGTTGGCCCGCTTCGGTGAGCGCTTCGTTGCGGTTCAGGCTCGCTTCGACGAGATCGGTAACCTAATTGCCGCTGGCGAGGGTGAAGTCTTTGAAAAGGTGCGCAAACAGGGTCTTGCGGGCGCCCTTTTCGATCTCGGGGTCTCCTCCATGCAGCTCGACCGCGAAGAGCGCGGGTTTGCGTACCGCGTCGACGCGCCGCTGGACATGCGCATGGACCCCACACAGGGAATCACTGCCGCTGAGGTGCTCAACACTTACAGTCATGGCGATCTCGCTCGGGTTCTCAAGACATACGGCGACGAAAGGTTCGCCGGCAAAATCGCCGCCGCCGTTGTCAAAGAGCGCGAAAAGCAACGCTTTACCACCTCCGCTCGACTCGTCGAGCTTCTTTATGACACGATTCCCGCCGCTACGCGCCGCACAGGGGGACACCCCGCAAAGCGCACCTTCCAGGCATTGCGTGTGGAGGTCAACCGGGAGCTCGAAGCCGTCGAAAACGTCATCCCGGTCATCACTGATCTGCTCGGCGAGGGGGGACGAGTGGTCTTTATGAGCTACCAGTCGCTTGAGGACAAAATTGTCAAACGTGCGCTTGGAGAACTGACCACTCCCACGACGCCCCCAGGTTTGCCGCTGGACTTGCCGGGCACTGCCGCTAGCTACCGCGCGATCACAAGAGGGGCCGAGAAAGCCTCCCAGGCGGAAATCGACCTGAACCCGCGGGCTGCTCCGGTGCGTGTACGGGGCGTCGAGAAACTCGCACACGCCAAAAATGGGGGTGCGACATGA
- the mraZ gene encoding division/cell wall cluster transcriptional repressor MraZ, whose translation MFLGTYTPKLDDKGRLTLPAKFREELADGLMVTKGQDHSLAVYPREEFAARARKAAAVSRTNPQARAFIRNLAASADEQTLDGSGRITLSPAHREYAQLSKECVVIGSVDFLEIWDAESWNKYQEETEAAFAAADDDDILSGLL comes from the coding sequence ATGTTTCTGGGAACCTACACGCCCAAGCTCGACGACAAGGGGCGCTTGACGCTGCCCGCCAAGTTCCGTGAGGAGTTGGCGGACGGACTGATGGTGACCAAGGGGCAGGATCACTCCCTCGCGGTTTATCCACGGGAGGAGTTCGCAGCGAGGGCCCGCAAGGCCGCGGCTGTGTCCCGCACCAACCCCCAAGCACGTGCGTTCATCCGAAATCTGGCTGCCAGTGCGGATGAACAAACACTTGACGGGTCCGGTCGCATCACGTTGTCTCCAGCGCACCGCGAGTACGCACAACTATCCAAGGAGTGCGTGGTCATCGGTTCGGTAGATTTCCTCGAAATCTGGGACGCCGAGTCCTGGAACAAATATCAAGAAGAAACGGAGGCCGCTTTTGCGGCGGCCGACGACGATGACATTCTCTCCGGCCTGCTCTAG
- a CDS encoding DUF3040 domain-containing protein yields MSLSEQEQRALREIEQSLLAEDPSFARSMPHTNGPSLGGGLGKITMRSVALVVFGLALLIGGVALATVSTWLIAISIIGFAVMFAGGVMALRTPNAGAASRASASATPRASARSSKMEENFRRRFEGQ; encoded by the coding sequence GTGTCTCTATCTGAGCAGGAGCAGCGCGCGCTGCGCGAAATTGAGCAGTCCCTCCTTGCGGAGGATCCGTCGTTTGCTCGTTCCATGCCCCACACGAACGGGCCCTCACTGGGCGGGGGATTGGGCAAAATCACCATGCGCAGTGTCGCGCTGGTCGTTTTCGGCCTCGCCCTTTTGATCGGCGGTGTTGCCCTCGCGACGGTGAGCACGTGGCTCATCGCTATCAGCATTATTGGCTTCGCGGTGATGTTCGCCGGCGGCGTGATGGCCCTGCGGACCCCGAATGCAGGCGCTGCCTCTCGCGCCTCCGCGTCGGCGACCCCCCGGGCCTCCGCACGCAGCTCCAAGATGGAGGAGAATTTCCGCCGCCGCTTCGAAGGTCAATAA
- a CDS encoding SAV_6107 family HEPN domain-containing protein, producing the protein MNSVISATTGVAYGAAGTPKSARFFQAADDLLRGAHKQLQNGDLELALEYGYRAALRIAGAICADSPTVMRRKRLPTSAWDKLALSGEREATWAKEFSAYSALRSRVASGVAAAPSEAAVRRFVARVETFRDSFLPGALLVA; encoded by the coding sequence ATGAACAGCGTGATTTCGGCGACGACAGGTGTAGCATACGGCGCGGCGGGCACGCCGAAAAGCGCACGCTTTTTCCAGGCCGCCGACGACCTTTTGCGTGGTGCGCACAAACAACTGCAAAACGGGGACCTCGAATTGGCCCTCGAATACGGCTACCGTGCGGCTTTGCGTATCGCGGGCGCTATCTGTGCGGACTCGCCGACCGTGATGAGGAGAAAAAGATTGCCCACGAGCGCCTGGGACAAACTTGCCCTAAGTGGAGAAAGGGAAGCAACGTGGGCAAAGGAGTTTTCCGCCTACTCCGCGCTTCGCAGCCGGGTTGCCTCGGGTGTTGCCGCAGCGCCCAGTGAGGCAGCCGTGAGGCGGTTTGTGGCCAGGGTGGAAACCTTCCGCGATTCCTTCCTGCCGGGAGCTTTGTTAGTCGCCTAA
- a CDS encoding GNAT family N-acetyltransferase codes for MPVSIRHISGHEFSLLAPTLVDIHIAAMGYPPFIRSSRIDVWRREILQPGFRAVIAVETHNGEERIVGVAYGLTGIRNRWWDSQLIQGLKAKGGPTKDELAILDNYFEVAEVHVSTDAQNRGVGTAMLHALLAQVEEKWALLSTPEVDNEANAAFGLYRKMGFVDILRFFHYAGDPRPFAILGRRLPVDAPR; via the coding sequence ATGCCAGTGTCGATCCGCCACATCTCCGGCCACGAGTTCAGCTTGCTCGCCCCAACTCTTGTCGACATCCACATCGCCGCGATGGGATACCCACCTTTCATCCGTTCCTCGCGCATCGACGTGTGGCGCCGAGAAATCCTCCAGCCCGGTTTCCGGGCGGTCATCGCCGTGGAAACTCACAACGGGGAAGAAAGGATCGTCGGAGTCGCTTACGGGCTCACCGGGATTCGCAACCGGTGGTGGGACAGCCAACTCATCCAGGGCCTGAAAGCCAAAGGTGGCCCGACCAAAGACGAACTGGCCATACTGGACAACTACTTCGAGGTCGCGGAGGTCCACGTCAGCACCGACGCCCAAAACCGGGGCGTCGGCACGGCCATGCTCCACGCGCTTTTGGCACAGGTTGAAGAAAAGTGGGCGTTGCTGTCCACCCCGGAGGTGGATAACGAGGCGAACGCCGCCTTCGGCCTGTACCGCAAAATGGGCTTCGTCGACATTCTGCGTTTCTTTCACTACGCGGGGGATCCACGCCCCTTTGCAATCCTGGGCCGGAGACTGCCTGTCGATGCCCCCAGGTAG
- a CDS encoding polyprenyl synthetase family protein: MTSLSPKFDPAALPHEIPDAVEQELRDFFDRRLSNIEDIGAPVVCAAETMRDFVLGGGKRIRPLYGWAGFVGAGGLDRGEEDPQAVLRAVSSLELIQACALIHDDIIDASDTRRGNPTVHRLIEATHRRRGLRGDAADFGRNIAILVGDLALVWAEDMWIESGLSDAALHRARSAWRGMRSEVIGGQILDISLEASGDESIELATKVNRYKAAAYTIERPLHLGAALAGAPAQTIEAFRGYGRDIGIAFQLRDDLLGVFGDSAVTGKPAGDDLREGKRTVLLALALQELDACDPAAARKLREGVGAVSDPADVQRLADLVGATSAAEGVEKRIEELTTSGLAHLSAAGLTGSVAQTLRELAIKATSRRA, encoded by the coding sequence GTGACTTCCCTCTCCCCCAAGTTCGATCCCGCCGCTTTGCCCCATGAAATTCCCGACGCCGTCGAGCAGGAGTTGCGGGACTTCTTCGACCGCCGCCTTTCCAACATCGAAGACATCGGTGCCCCGGTGGTATGTGCAGCCGAGACAATGCGTGATTTCGTCCTCGGTGGGGGCAAGCGGATCCGCCCCCTCTACGGCTGGGCGGGTTTCGTCGGGGCCGGAGGCCTCGACCGCGGCGAGGAGGACCCGCAGGCTGTTCTGCGGGCGGTGAGCTCCCTGGAGCTGATTCAAGCGTGTGCCCTGATCCACGACGACATTATCGACGCCTCCGACACCCGCCGCGGCAACCCGACTGTGCACCGGCTCATCGAGGCCACGCACCGCCGTCGCGGGTTGCGCGGTGACGCCGCTGACTTCGGCCGCAATATCGCTATCCTCGTCGGCGATCTGGCTTTGGTGTGGGCGGAGGACATGTGGATCGAATCTGGGCTTAGTGATGCAGCGCTGCACCGCGCCAGAAGCGCGTGGCGCGGCATGCGCTCTGAGGTCATCGGCGGGCAAATCCTCGATATTTCGCTGGAGGCCAGCGGGGATGAATCCATTGAGTTGGCCACGAAGGTCAACCGCTACAAAGCTGCCGCCTACACAATCGAGCGTCCGCTGCATCTCGGGGCGGCGCTCGCGGGTGCGCCCGCGCAGACCATCGAGGCTTTCCGCGGGTACGGCCGCGACATTGGCATCGCTTTCCAGCTTCGCGACGACCTCTTGGGGGTCTTCGGGGATTCTGCCGTCACCGGCAAACCTGCTGGCGACGACCTGCGGGAAGGAAAGCGCACCGTTTTGCTCGCCTTGGCTTTGCAGGAGTTGGATGCCTGCGACCCAGCCGCTGCACGGAAGCTGCGTGAGGGAGTTGGGGCGGTCAGCGACCCGGCGGATGTCCAACGCCTGGCGGATTTGGTGGGGGCAACATCGGCTGCTGAGGGCGTCGAAAAGCGTATTGAGGAGCTGACAACCTCCGGTTTGGCGCACCTGTCGGCCGCTGGCCTGACCGGTTCAGTTGCGCAGACTTTGCGCGAGCTCGCCATTAAGGCCACGTCGCGCCGTGCGTAA